From the Primulina tabacum isolate GXHZ01 chromosome 3, ASM2559414v2, whole genome shotgun sequence genome, one window contains:
- the LOC142538511 gene encoding uncharacterized protein LOC142538511 — protein sequence MASTRSRSGEDNQPTSNMAELVRLITTTVEQVSAQRPDNNPPPGEDREAQRQEIQRLREEMERLREERNAPPPPPLLARGIPFLAEILAIELPQNFRFPNVGEYDGSGDPEEHLSRFENAALLHQYSDPIKCRVFLTTLVRSSQQWFNLLRPGTIKTFQDFARAFLHQFASSKKHPLTALSLFNVKQQEQEILRDFVKRFNKMVIDVPSATPDILISAFTQGLRGGDFFKSLVKKPPATFEELLARAEKYMNVKEVQMARKSEPKASAKATRDVRPPDLVPRVGRFEPPTLLGQFAAYTPLKVNKARALELCDERQLIRRPWSSDRGPRNPRSERYCGFHKDYGHTNDECHHLNQEIER from the coding sequence ATGGCAAGTACCAGGAGTCGATCGGGAGAGGACAATCAACCAACATCCAACATGGCAGAGCTCGTTCGGCTGATCACAACGACTGTCGAACAAGTCTCGGCCCAAAGACCAGACAACAATCCTCCTCCAGGAGAGGATCGTGAAGCTCAGAGACAAGAGATACAAAGATTAAGGGAGGAGATGGAACGTCTTAGAGAAGAGAGGAATGCACCCCCTCCTCCACCCCTTCTGGCTCGGGGGATCCCTTTCTTGGCCGAGATATTGGCTATCGAATtgcctcaaaatttcagattccCTAATGTCGGAGAATACGACGGCTCGGGGGATCCGGAAGAGCATCTATCCCGGTTTGAGAACGCGGCATTACTGCACCAATACTCAGACCCGATCAAGTGTAGGGTCTTCTTAACCACTTTAGTCAGGTCATCCCAACAGTGGTTCAATTTGCTTAGGCCGGGGACCATCAAAACTTTTCAAGACTTCGCAAGAGCTTTTCTCCACCAATTTGCAAGCAGCAAGAAACATCCATTGACGGCTCTGAGTTTGTTCAATgtcaaacaacaagaacaggaGATCCTACGAGATTTTGTTAAGAGGTTCAACAAGATGGTCATCGATGTTCCCTCGGCTACTCCGGATATACTGATCAGTGCCTTTACACAAGGGCTAAGAGGTGGTGATTTCTTCAAGTCGTTGGTGAAAAAGCCCCCAGCTACTTTTGAAGAACTCTTGGCGAGAGCAGAGAAGTATATGAACGTGAAAGAAGTACAAATGGCTAGGAAAAGTGAACCGAAGGCCTCGGCCAAAGCTACGCGAGACGTTCGACCCCCCGACCTCGTGCCAAGGGTCGGACGTTTCGAACCACCTACGCTGCTTGGGCAATTCGCCGCTTACACACCTTTGAAAGTCAACAAAGCCCGAGCATTGGAACTATGTGATGAACGACAACTCATTCGAAGACCTTGGAGTAGTGACAGAGGACCTCGTAACCCCAGGTCAGAAAGGTATTGCGGATTTCACAAGGATTATGGTCATACTAACGATGAATGTCATCATTTGAATCAAGAAATAGAACGGTGA